In the Magnolia sinica isolate HGM2019 chromosome 15, MsV1, whole genome shotgun sequence genome, one interval contains:
- the LOC131227751 gene encoding peroxidase 15-like has product MSSSLLVATTLLLTLLFVRSNGQLSATFHSTTCPDVSTIVRGVIENALESDPRIGASLVRLHFHDCFVDGCDASILLDNSTTIQSEKDALPNINSARGYDVVDDIKTAVENACPGTVSCADILAIAATESVNLAGGPSWNVLLGRRDGTTANQAGANNLPGPSEGLTRITRKFSALGLDTTDLVALSGGHTFGLAQCITYKDRLYGFNRTTNPDRTLDSTYLATLQQSCQPTGTDDALTDLDPTSPTTGFDNGYFVNLQHGRGLLQSDQELFSDGNPTLVIVNRFINDQNDFFDSFAASMIKMGNISPLTGTNGQIRTDCKRVNES; this is encoded by the exons ATGTCTTCCTCTCTCTTAGTAGCTACAACCCTGCTCTTGACCCTCCTCTTCGTTAGATCCAACGGCCAGCTGAGTGCCACGTTTCACTCTACCACATGCCCAGACGTCTCCACCATTGTTCGTGGTGTCATCGAAAATGCGTTAGAGTCCGATCCCCGTATCGGCGCCAGTCTCGTTAGGCTTCATTTCCATGATTGTTTCGTTGAT GGGTGTGATGCATCCATTTTGTTAGACAACAGCACTACGATACAGAGTGAGAAGGATGCCCTTCCAAATATCAACTCAGCCCGAGGATATGACGTTGTAGACGACATCAAAACGGCAGTGGAGAACGCATGCCCTGGCACGGTTTCATGTGCGGACATTCTTGCAATTGCAGCCACTGAATCCGTCAATCTG GCAGGAGGACCCTCATGGAATGTGCTATTAGGAAGGAGGGATGGCACCACAGCTAACCAAGCAGGGGCCAACAACCTTCCAGGACCGTCCGAAGGCCTAACCCGCATTACAAGAAAGTTCTCCGCCCTGGGCCTCGACACCACCGATCTCGTCGCATTATCTG GTGGCCACACTTTCGGACTAGCGCAGTGCATCACTTACAAGGACCGTTTGTATGGATTCAATCGCACAACGAACCCGGACCGCACACTAGACTCCACTTACTTGGCCACTCTTCAACAATCATGCCAACCAACTGGGACCGATGACGCCTTGACCGATCTCGACCCCACATCGCCGACCACCGGCTTCGATAATGGCTACTTCGTTAACCTTCAACACGGACGAGGCCTTCTACAATCTGATCAAGAGCTGTTTTCAGATGGGAACCCCACACTCGTGATTGTAAACCGCTTCATCAACGACCAAAATGATTTCTTCGATAGCTTCGCTGCATCGATGATAAAAATGGGGAATATCAGCCCATTAACTGGGACTAACGGACAGATCAGAACAGATTGTAAGAGGGTTAATGAGAGTTAA